From the genome of Leptospira saintgironsiae, one region includes:
- a CDS encoding FAD-binding oxidoreductase gives MATASKKKTVKKTTSSKTKKAGFDLKEFESRLSSAQKVEAWGMNHFSNSKVFLPTSIQDFKDLFSYARDTNTKVAFRGGGCSYGDAATNEQGIVVDIRNFNKILSFDPKTGILVAESGVTIKQLWEFGIERGFWPPVVSGTMFPTLGGALSMNIHGKNNFAVGPIGDHIQEFTFLSPDGKESTCSPKKNSDLFYSAISGFGMLGAFLTVTIKLKKIYSGKMKVWPVNTANLQEMYDYFEREYKQSDYLVGWVDGFGSGKGLGRGQIHKAVHLKAGEDPGFPENCKLENQILPSTFLGIIPKSWMWLFMYPFSNKLGMRFVNFGKWISGFLNNNKPYEQGHAEYAFLLDYVPNWKFMYKPGAMIQYQSFIPKENAVKGFEEILSLCQKRGIVNWLGVFKKHRPDKFLLTHAVDGYSMAMDFPLTKGNKTKLWELAKEMDEIVVKNGGRFYFAKDSTLRPEVYRRSMPKQNLEKFRTMKKKLDPKNLLESDLFRRVWGK, from the coding sequence ATGGCAACCGCTTCTAAAAAAAAGACCGTTAAAAAAACGACATCTTCCAAAACTAAAAAAGCGGGTTTCGATCTTAAAGAGTTCGAGTCCCGTTTAAGTTCTGCTCAAAAGGTAGAAGCCTGGGGAATGAACCATTTCTCCAATAGTAAGGTTTTTTTACCGACATCTATCCAAGACTTTAAGGATCTATTCTCTTATGCAAGAGATACGAATACTAAAGTTGCATTTAGAGGTGGTGGTTGTAGTTACGGTGACGCTGCCACAAACGAACAAGGTATCGTAGTAGATATTCGTAACTTTAATAAGATCTTATCCTTTGATCCTAAAACTGGCATCTTGGTAGCAGAATCCGGCGTTACCATCAAACAACTTTGGGAATTTGGGATTGAAAGAGGATTTTGGCCTCCTGTTGTTAGTGGTACAATGTTTCCTACTCTAGGTGGCGCACTTTCTATGAATATTCATGGAAAGAATAACTTTGCTGTTGGGCCGATTGGAGATCATATCCAAGAATTTACTTTCTTAAGTCCTGATGGGAAAGAGTCTACTTGTTCTCCTAAAAAGAATTCGGATCTATTTTATTCTGCAATTTCAGGTTTTGGAATGCTCGGAGCATTTCTAACAGTAACGATCAAACTCAAAAAAATCTACTCAGGTAAGATGAAGGTTTGGCCGGTCAATACTGCAAACCTCCAAGAGATGTATGATTATTTCGAAAGAGAATACAAGCAGTCCGATTATTTAGTAGGTTGGGTGGATGGATTTGGTTCTGGAAAAGGTTTAGGCCGTGGCCAGATCCATAAAGCAGTTCATCTTAAAGCAGGAGAAGATCCTGGCTTTCCTGAAAATTGCAAATTAGAAAATCAGATTTTGCCAAGCACATTCTTAGGGATTATTCCTAAGTCTTGGATGTGGCTATTCATGTATCCATTCAGCAATAAACTTGGAATGAGATTTGTGAACTTCGGGAAATGGATCTCAGGGTTTTTAAATAATAATAAACCTTACGAACAAGGACATGCTGAATATGCTTTTCTTTTGGACTATGTTCCGAATTGGAAATTTATGTACAAGCCTGGTGCAATGATCCAGTACCAAAGTTTTATTCCGAAAGAGAACGCAGTCAAAGGTTTCGAAGAAATCTTAAGTCTTTGTCAAAAAAGAGGGATCGTGAACTGGTTGGGTGTATTCAAGAAACACAGACCAGATAAATTTTTACTCACTCATGCTGTAGATGGTTATTCTATGGCTATGGATTTCCCTCTAACCAAAGGAAATAAGACTAAACTTTGGGAACTCGCCAAAGAAATGGATGAGATCGTTGTGAAGAATGGAGGAAGATTCTATTTTGCAAAAGATAGCACTCTTCGTCCTGAAGTTTACAGAAGATCTATGCCTAAGCAAAATCTTGAGAAGTTCAGAACTATGAAGAAAAAACTAGATCCTAAAAATCTTTTAGAGTCTGATTTGTTCAGAAGAGTCTGGGGAAAATAA